Proteins found in one Amycolatopsis umgeniensis genomic segment:
- a CDS encoding ABC transporter permease: MTTTPAPRFAPGTFTPAPGRGSLGRMLRTHAKVEASLTLRHGEQILLTLLIPLALLIGLSLLDILPSSQLGESSKVDWITPRILALAVMSSAFTGQAIALGFDRRYGVLKRLSATALPRWLLVAGRVAAALVVVALQAVILGAVAALLGWSPSLGGILGAIPFLIVGTLAFGALGLLLGGALRAEAVLALANIVWFVLLLAGGILLAPSTMPSGVATIVELLPSGALAEGLRSVLLDGSFGWGPFAVLVGWGVVAGALASKTTKLT, encoded by the coding sequence ATGACCACGACACCGGCACCGCGGTTCGCCCCGGGCACGTTCACCCCGGCCCCCGGCCGCGGCTCGCTCGGCAGGATGCTGCGCACGCACGCGAAGGTCGAGGCGAGCCTGACCCTGCGCCACGGCGAGCAGATCCTGCTGACCCTGCTCATCCCGCTCGCGCTGCTGATCGGCTTGTCGCTGCTGGACATCCTGCCGTCGTCACAGCTCGGCGAATCGTCCAAAGTGGACTGGATCACGCCGAGGATCCTGGCACTGGCGGTGATGTCGTCCGCGTTCACCGGACAGGCCATCGCACTGGGCTTCGACCGCCGATACGGCGTCCTCAAACGACTTTCCGCCACCGCGCTGCCCCGCTGGCTGCTCGTCGCGGGCCGGGTCGCGGCCGCGCTGGTCGTGGTCGCGCTGCAGGCGGTGATCCTCGGTGCGGTGGCCGCGCTGCTGGGCTGGTCGCCGTCGCTCGGCGGAATCCTCGGCGCGATCCCGTTCCTGATCGTCGGCACGCTCGCGTTCGGCGCGCTGGGCCTGCTGCTCGGCGGGGCGCTGCGCGCGGAGGCCGTACTGGCGCTGGCGAACATCGTCTGGTTCGTGCTGCTGCTCGCCGGCGGCATCCTGCTCGCGCCGTCGACGATGCCCTCGGGCGTCGCGACGATCGTCGAGCTGCTGCCCTCGGGCGCGCTCGCCGAAGGCCTGCGTTCGGTGCTGCTGGACGGTTCGTTCGGCTGGGGCCCGTTCGCGGTCCTCGTCGGCTGGGGCGTCGTCGCGGGCGCGCTGGCGAGCAAGACCACCAAGCTCACCTGA
- a CDS encoding ATP-binding cassette domain-containing protein — protein MNAPAVEITGLVKRYGSTTAVDGLDLRMERGTLLALLGPNGAGKTTTVEICEGFLRADSGEVRVLGLDPSRDGSALRPRIGVMPQGGGAYPGVRADEMLGLVAACAANPLDPAWLLDVLGLSGARKTPFKRLSGGQQQRLSLACALVGRPELLFLDEPTAGMDPQARRLVWDLLEALRADGVSVLLTTHLMEEAETLADTVVIVDHGKVVVEGSPQSLTVEAGEAAQLRFKARTRLDTGLLTAALPEGHLVHESAPGTYLVEGAIDPQVVSTVTAWCAQQGVMPEELQVGRRTLEEVFLELTGRELRA, from the coding sequence GTGAACGCCCCCGCCGTCGAGATCACCGGGCTGGTGAAACGCTACGGATCCACCACCGCGGTCGATGGACTCGACCTGCGGATGGAACGTGGCACGCTGCTCGCGCTGCTCGGCCCGAACGGGGCCGGCAAGACAACCACCGTCGAGATCTGCGAAGGCTTCCTGCGCGCTGACAGCGGCGAAGTCCGGGTGCTGGGCCTGGACCCGTCACGGGACGGCTCGGCACTGCGGCCGCGGATCGGCGTGATGCCCCAGGGCGGCGGCGCGTATCCCGGTGTCCGCGCCGACGAGATGCTCGGGCTGGTCGCCGCTTGTGCCGCGAACCCGCTCGATCCGGCCTGGCTGCTGGACGTCCTCGGCCTTTCGGGAGCGCGCAAGACGCCGTTCAAACGGCTTTCCGGCGGGCAGCAGCAGCGACTTTCCCTCGCCTGCGCGCTCGTCGGACGTCCTGAACTGCTCTTCCTCGACGAGCCCACCGCGGGCATGGACCCGCAGGCCCGCCGCCTGGTCTGGGATCTGCTGGAGGCGCTGCGCGCCGACGGGGTCAGCGTGCTGCTCACCACGCATCTGATGGAGGAGGCCGAAACGCTGGCCGACACCGTGGTGATCGTGGACCACGGCAAGGTCGTCGTCGAAGGTTCTCCGCAGTCGCTGACCGTCGAGGCCGGCGAAGCCGCGCAGCTGCGGTTCAAGGCCCGCACGCGGCTCGACACCGGCCTGCTGACCGCCGCGCTGCCCGAAGGCCACCTCGTCCACGAATCTGCGCCGGGGACGTACCTCGTCGAAGGCGCTATCGACCCGCAAGTGGTGTCGACGGTGACGGCGTGGTGCGCGCAGCAGGGTGTCATGCCGGAGGAACTGCAGGTCGGCAGGCGCACGCTGGAAGAGGTCTTCCTGGAGCTGACCGGACGGGAACTGCGCGCATGA